The segment GATCATTTGTTCAAATGCACAACGCACACTTAATTAACATTTGCCTGACAAGGACCTCTTGTGGCAAATTAGCATGAAACCTCCTCGGGAGAGTATCGGGGTTGAAGGTTGGGCACACAAAGCTTTTTAGGGGAGAGCAGTGTTCGCATCCCGTCTCCCATCAACACTAAACATTGTTTTCTTCTAAATATGACCACAATTCTTCCCCAAACTTGATCAAGTTGTATTTTTTCCTAAAGCTAACCAAAATTTGACCACAGTGGTGACAGATCAGGAAACAGTCGTATGcattatgttgttgtttaaaCTGGATTTGTTGAATCCAGAGTAATCATATGTGATGTAATATGATGACTGTACCTTAAAGcgttattaattattattattatttttgtcccCTTTGGGGCAGAGAAacaagctataaacacaacaatgacataTTTTCACCTTATAAAGCTGTTGAGGAGTCGTGTGTTTGTCCACTTGATGAATGAAAGTCAGGtattcactctgcttttagcTCTGGTCTGGTCTTCTCCAAGTCCTGAGGAAAAAATTTGTCTCTTTCATTGCTAAATGCTTCGCAATGTTCACCAGTTGGCTGTCAACTTAAtctctctgctgtttggttCTGGGCAGGCAGTGCACAGTGGTTATCTGAGTAGTTGCAACCAAAgttaaaagaagcaaaaaccCTCTGTAGAGCTTAGGGGAACCACAGcattgggtgataattctcttttacaatacacacagtcatttgattaGTGCTGCTTAAATAATATCagtccatttagtagcttttCAATAGTTTctgatcatatcacatgatcttcctcagcagatgttGAACTGTAGATTGTTCAAATCTTcattttttctgagcactttttCAGTCCCTGACCTGGGAAACTGCAGTTTATAAAAACAATCTTTAGTCCAAACCACAGTCTTTCCCTAACCCATACCAAGTTGAattgtgcctaaacctaactaaagagaattatttttgtaatggtcagatcagaaaacacgaATGTGGGTTGTTTTGAAAGGCAAAGACAAAAGGCCTGTTTCATTTAGTTTGAGGCCATATTAGGTCTGTTCAAATGCTGATGTGATGTGACATGATAATTGTGCCTTTAGTAacattacacactcactcatcattaattatttaacccACAACAGTAATCACTTCTTACCCTGTGACTTACTGCTGggcatactgtatatcatccACATAAGAGGCCAAACTGCACTGTAATGCTCAAGGTGATCTACAGAGGACAAATGAGAGGCCTGATTAATAAAGGCAGTCTCTCGCTGGCACCTCTTGGCCTCCCtgttattatatttacattaacaGCTTGTGTTCATTGCTTGCTAATGAGTAAGCAATGAACACAAGCTGTTTACCTGGACGACTCAGGTGTTGcctcaacagcagcagcagcagcagcagcagcatcagcagcatcagcagcagtagtggtaTCCCCAGTGAGCCACCTAAGATGGGACCCGGAGGAGCATGATGCCCTTGAGGACAGCCAGGGACTGCAGGGCAGAATGGATGGCTGCATTCACAGCCATAAATTCACTGCTTCCTAACTATCTCATTCATCATATGCACACCAGACTCCTCTGCACCGtgaatacacaaacacacacatatacacatacctCCCACCCACCACTCCTCCTACCTCCCTAGCTGGTTCACCCTAGTAAATAAGGCATACAGACAGAGATAGGGCAGAGAGTGAAAAACATGAGATAAGTATATCAGTGAAATGACCATATGACAATGCACAGCCCTCTATTTCACCTTGAATTCATTCGCATTGGTGGTGACAACAgtcctcatctctctctgtctctctctctacaaaAGATACATTTTCATATCTTCTTCTCAGCTGTTCGCCCATTTATTCCAGAATTTCCTCGCCTCTTTGGAGATACGGCGTCTGTCGGAGCTGTGTTGGGTGGTGGAATAAATCACATGGCTGGAAGTAGAAGTGCAATGCAGAATATGATCTCATGCAACACCGGTGTAGTTACAAAAACAAGATGTGTTTGGGTTGGTGCAGAAGCAGCCTTGCCTATAAAAAGGAATCACTTCCATGTTGTTTACACTGAAGAAAAGATTGTTGTGTGCTTTTAATTTCTACTTTTCTTTCCCTGActctcattttaaaaactaatttattgcaacaggagacagagctgatcaaagttgaaataattccTTTCATTTTATCTCCGTTTTACCTGACTGagctgtatttcttttttttgttaagtGTACTGTGAGATTTTACTCACACTATTGTTTCTTGAAACAACTCTTGTAAAGAACCTGTCAAAGAGTCCAATTTAAAATCCACCAAACTTAGTTTCTCAGCATATTTGaatcaaaattaaaagtatatttaatgtttaaattttcAATCCAAAAATGAATTGCTTCTATCCACTTTTGCACGTCCACTTTTCTAATcgtctttgtttttctccctcATTTCACTGTGACCTGCTAAGTGATTTATGGCAGCAGAGGACAATGTAGAGCTGAGTAAAAAgaaatttctctcttttgacTGAATCCACGTTTCATACTTTAACTGCTATTCCAATATTAATTCTGTTATCTCTGAATCAATCATAATTAGTCTTGCTGCTTGCCAACCAGCCTGGCCTGAATGCAGTATGAGGACCAGGACCGGAGGAGGAATACTGAAGATGAGGTGTGTTTCTACTGCCCTCAAGTGTTCGGTAGGGGaacttcagcagtctgagggGAGCAGAATGAGAGCTGATGGTGCAGCATTAGACCTCACTGACACCATCTATTACCTAGGCTACTTTATAGCTGGACATGGGGGCTTTGTTGAAAACTGATGCCATAACAAGCAGCTAATAAGTTTCCAGACTCCAGTCGGTCCATTTTGCACAGTAATGGATGTGATGTTTGCACAAGGACCTCGGtgtcaacagtaaaatgttgtcTTCCTGCCAGGAATTTGTAGCATTGAATTGCTTTGCACAAACTCCATCACAGTGAGAAAGAACGCAGTCAGACCAAATTATTTCACAGCACTTTCAAGTCACAAACAGAATTATTTAAGGTAATTGAGGTTTTGTCTACTGAGAATGACAGGGGTTAGTAAGTAGGATGAAAATCGATGTGGACGCAGCAGCACTATTTCAGCACATAGCGAAACATCTCCCAGTCACAGCTCCCAGCTTCATATTATGAACATATACACGGGTGACACATTGAAGAAAATATATGTAATCAACGAGTTGCccactattaaattaattgccaactattatgataatcaattaatctttttgagccttttaagaaaaaaaatgttcaaattctctgattccagtttctcaaatgtgaatgttttctggtttcttaagtcttctatgacagtaaactaaatatctttgggttgtggactaaTTTGGACAAATCTTTGAAGATGTCACATTGGGCTttgaaaaacagtaaacatttttcactattttctgacattttatggaccaaacagcTAATCggttaatcaataaaataaatgacaatgaaaataatcgttagttgagGCCcaattataatatttaataaattcaGCAGTTAATTTAGTCTGCAGTACATTTGCAGCATATAGCCTAACCACTGTTGGCTGGCTGCATGAGACAAAAGGCTGCTGTTTTATATGATATTATACATtaatggaacatttagcagctaaaggtCCTGGACATTTTTCTCTGGAGTTGGTCACcaccaaaacaaagctaaaaaggAGAGTGAACACTGTACTAACATTcaccagaaacacgactccaaatgaatgctaacgATGCTTTGAATCTGCTGGACGTGCACATTTAGCCGACTGTGACACATTCACCATATCAACTGAAGAGGTGATAacgtgtcagtgttgtgtttacagtttattttcacTGCCATGAAGTGGCCAAAACATATATTGCCTTATCTACACCTATAATATAGCCAATTTTAAGTGATTTTCTTCACCAAGGTTTTAAGATGTCCTCTTGTCTCTCATGGGAACTTGAAAAAGCTCCTAAAATTGTTGAGTGTGATGTCTGTAGATTAGTCGAAGCTACTtgggaaacttttttttttttttttttgtgcaacttTTAGACATTTAGTTGGTTGCTTTAGCTGCAATTCACTAATGCCACTGTGTAGTTAAAGCCATTATTTGCATTGAAATATAGTTCAATAGTATagttgtttgggtttttttttactggctAATGCTGATAATGTATTCCTCTCACCTTTCGGTTGGGTTTGGTGgtggatatctcaaaaacagggAAAGGAAACAGGAAAATCAAAATGATCTTGTTGGCTAGATGCCGGAGGGtataagaagaaaaatgtgtttcacttGGTAAATTTGCTTTGCTCTGTCAGCAAGGAaatgtttcagcttttttttatgtgttttactaaagctttttatgtattttgctacagaaaatattcaatacTTACATAATATAAGCATGTCATGTTTTCAGAAGTACAATACTCTCACACATTCCACAAAGGCACGACCAAGTTGCTCTCCGGCTCCCTCCGGCTCTCTCTATCAAAGCAGGCCAAACAGCAGACTTTTTGTTTCAGTATTAATGTATTCTATTTGTTTTGAGAGCTGcacttctcctcttctcctccgcAGCGGTGCTTTAAACCCTTCTGGGAGATCTCAGGGATGCAGCTGACATATGGTGAAGACTGGAGAAACATGTTGCTGGCTTCCAGGCTGTGCACCCTGATCCCCAGATGTGTGGCAGCATATTGTCTTCAAACAGACCCTGTCACTGGCAGAATACACCGAGAGGTTCGCAGGTACGAGagtctttttcaaaaatgtgttttctaatTTCAGGTGATATCCTCCTTCAAGCAAGTCTTCAGTTTTAAAGCACCTCTggacttttctttctttctatgtTACAGTCAGAGGTGCTGTtagtgctgctgctgatcaTCTGAAATGTGTTATACTGTGATATCTACACATAATGTAAGCTAATAAATCATGGAATACCATTCATTCATCAGGGGAACAAAGCTACTTAAATTGTTGGATGCCAAATAGAGACGAGAAGCATCTATTATGACAAACCGCTAAACTCATTCTCAAAGTGCTTCTTCGCTTTCAGCAGCCGTGTGCCGAGGGACCCTTAATGGTCTTCAGATCCCAGAAAGAGTTGAGCAATTTCTCACTGACGTCACCTCTATAGTCTCTGTTCCACATACTGTAGCTTCTCTCACTCAATGcctttctttcatctgtctttctgaaaaaaatgaaacaagatcCAAGGGTTTACTATCCATATTCTAATTTTAATCAACTCCAACGCTTGCTTGAAGTTGTGAGCGGTTCAACAAAAGAGTGATTCTTCCTTTTCAGACtctatttgaattatttttagaggttcaaaaaagaaaaatgattcaGTAGTTCACATAAAGAAGCTGAGTAAACACAGCTTTGTGTAGCTGTCGTCCAATTCTGTTCATCCTCCAGCAACCCCCTTGAGGCGACCCCCACACTCagtttggaaaccactggtcaAGGGGTTTATGGGAAACGGTGTTCATTACAGACAgctaaaacataaatgttaaacaATATTAGCTTGTATTATTTTTAAGCAAGGTTATGTTTCAGGGCTGGATTTCCAGTCATTTGCACTTTTACAATTGTTGAGTGATTTTAATCttctgtggggaaaaaaatgtgttctttctTCTTAAATTCCTATTTGATATTCTGAAGTCAATTTCTTatgacatttcatttcataCCTATAATTTTCAAGAATTGATAATGTACCAATCTTGATGAGCTGTAAAAAGTAACAGTACACTGCTTTTCATCCCCTTTCAAAGGGTTTGTAAATGCCACCATCCAAAGCTCACCAGGAATTAgttttaaatgcatattttcacatatttccCCCCTGGGGGAGCATCTTTCTGACAGTATTTCTGGCAAAGTACTTTTTcagagattattttttttaggaaaaaaattaGAAAGTTCAAAGACAGCAAAAATGGGAGGAAGTGTTCAAGGCTTCAACGTTCCTGACAGGTTTCAGAGTCATAACAAGGTCAGTGCTTTTATACCAACTTAGCCTGGAAGTTGCTCTTTGGGAGACTTTGCCCGACCTCTTCCCTACTTAAAAAACTACAAGTGGCATCAAACAGTGTACAAGTGAACAATTGGTTTATTTCTTGCTGCCAAGAAGTCTCACTCCAGATGATTTAATGTCAAAATACTCACTGCTAGCAGAGACTTAAAGCCTGAGCTCTCTGAACTTGGTATCCTCactctttaaaacagcagcagcctaaaagtttttttttttcttttacaaggCAGCGCTTAAGTGCTGTGAAGCCATGAGGGAGGCAGTCAGTCAGTGCGCTCTTAGCCCATGAGGAGCACTTGGACAGAGCTGTTGCATTAGCAGGCTGTTACTTCTCTTCTTCAGAGTCTAATGCGAGGTCAGCGGCCAGACTCCGTAGAGGTTGGGGAGGAGGCAAAATACACTGAGGACCCCAGAAAAGGTCACACTGGTGAGAGGATTGCAGAGGCAGAGAGCCAGAGCTTTTTACAAGCTGGCGACCGAGTTGCAAAGATGTGGCAGCTCTAAAAAAGCCACCAGGGGCACAGCTACGACGTAAATGTGCTTATTTGAAGTTTGTCTGGAGGTAGAGCGCAACTTCTTTACACTGTCAACGATATAGCGTTTATGGGTGTAGTCCTCTGAGGCCTGAGCCCCAGTCGTGTCACATATATTGCTCTTCACTCACACTACTGTTTTTGTAATAGTTTCCTGTCTCAATAGACATCCGCATGCTTCTCAGAACCCTTTTACTTGAACAGCAGCGGTTGGATGGTTAGCTGATCGATGTATGATCACTTTTCCAGTTTaaggtctcacacacacacacacacacagattgactTCCTCCAACTATCATCCATTCACTACAAGTAACCAGTTGATATTTCATTCATGCCTTTTCCAAAAGTTTAACAAGCATCACAAATACCATTATATCTTTTCTGCTCATTTATAGTATGATTTTAGTTTTTGGTCACAAGCTCCTGCACTGTGAACACATATTTGGCTTCTTCTGCTTCACAACTCTGTTGTCTCACTGCTTTAAAAACTGTTCAGTGTTGATTTTATCTTTATAGCTGACGAATTGACTGCGATTAAGTTACCTCACTTAGTTTCCATTATTTTGTCTAATCCATGTACAAAATCAAATGCTGTTGCTTCAGTATGTTGCTCATGTTATGTTCTTATCagacaaccaaaaaaaaaaaaaataccagcaCCTAGTGTATTCTCTAaggatttttgtgtttttaaaaaggactGTTATTCACTGAGAGCTGCAGCCTATTTTAAAGTAATCTCCACAGacattttgtatgaaataaGTCAACAGCAGACTACCAGCTTTCCCTCTGGTCGTTTTTTATTTGCAGTTctttacattttagaaaaagaaTCCAAGGATTTTGCCTCCTGTGTGTTTCCGTCTGGCCTCTTCATGGTCCATGATGCCAGCTGAGGTGGTCAGCACAATGTATCTGTGGAAACACAAGTCAACACGTTAGGATTCGCTCCAACTGAATCCACCTCACTGCCAAGTCTGACAGACAGTTAGTACACAGTCAGTGTGATACATGATTCAACATTGGTCACTATTTCTTTAAGTGAAACaccaaattaaaaacaaaatatgggATTATGATATATTTTGCCAAAAGTTAAAAATTGCAACATGTAGCATCTATTAGATATGGTCAAAAAAAGCCTTGCTAGTGTAGagcaacaacattttaaaaaatcctccCAAACACATCTCCACTACACTGTAGACTCACATTTAAATCTGATGAAATAAACTCTActccatttaaaatgaatggaCATTTTAATAAGTTCCACAAAGTAATAAATGCTATGAAGAATCTATTTTATGATCTCCATTTCACACTGACTCAGCTTAATCGTCAAATGCAACACTGGAGGTAAGTACTAGTGAGCTCAATACAACTGCTGAGGGTTGATTTAATGTGTCCACATCAGATACAGAAGCATTATGGTTTAGTGGAAACAGACAAAATCACAAGCAAAAATTCAAACCGGTATAACTCACTTGCAGCCTGAAACAAATCACTCAATTGGatgagccaagaacaaagacGACTGAGTCACTGAACAAAGCTGTGTGAACATTTCTAAATGCTGATTCTAAACAGATCGAAACCAAAAAGAACCTGCTACTTTCATCATGCAACAGAACATCCCAGATTCATTCTAAATCTGAGCATAATACCAGACTAATATATACGCTGCAATCATCGATGTGAGCTGGACTCCAGCTCGTGGCATTTGCACTACATGCCTCCTTGTGGATTCTGCTACATCCTCTAATAAATCCTCTCATCAAACAAAAAGAGACTTCAAACAAAGGACACTTTACTACTCATGAGTCCAGCAATCATCAAAAACAGCAATTCTTCTTGGGCAGCATCAACAAGCAGAGAACTTAGCTGCTACACTGGCAGAGaaacaaccccccccctccccagaTTTTGATAGATTATCAAAGatcctgttcacacctggcattaaaatgcatcttgggtgatccgatcacaagtggaccGCTGTAAGGTGTCAATGCACCCCAGACACATTGAGATCCAATCGCTCAGACCACATTGTGAAGTGGTCTGGGCCACATACTATTAGTAGCGTGTACgcaatgtgtcctgggccacactgaaggaccgcctactcaactgacatcCTCTGCGTAAGTACACACTCATTCGTGCACCAATGGCTTCATATTCAATTGCAAAACAAGAAGCCGCCACAACAGGCAAAATGGATTGTCGTGGATAGAGTTCACACAAAAACACGCTGCCTGATTTCCATTTGGGCAATAAGTTTTAATTTTGCTGGCGCGCCAAGGTCTTTGCAAACTTCTTTTAATACCTAGCAGACTAGGCATGGGAAGTGCATTGCTGTATCCTgccagttaaaaacaaaaagggatttggtctttgcaaaaggaaatgatgtacatgtttatttgcatatagagtgGGGAggtgagatctgatcacatgTGGtcaagatgcatgttaatgaAAAGGGCCAAAGCTTCATAATCTGAACTACCTACTATCAACATGCAATCATGCCCATACTTATGGCAATTCCACGATTAACATACCAGACCAACTTTTCAAGCCGCTCTATGGTACAGACTACACAAAGATCAGCCTTGTTGCATTACAGCAGGTATAAACATTGCATGAACAACTATTCTCTGCAGACAAATGAACAACCAACAGTGAAAGGAAAGACGCGGTGCTGTAGAGCAGAAAGGTCTACAGAGGGTCATTTGTCACCAGTGAAAGGTAGTTATTTGGGAAGGGAAAATCCCTGCTTAGGTTTTATCTCATATCGTCTTAATTAGTGCACAACTTCTGATAAGATTCACCATTCATACCTACTTCCAGTCTCTTACTGGCACCTAACGACTCAGTGGCTTCGTCTGACAACTGCTGATCAAAATAATTAGCAATAACTTTATTGGAGACACCACTGACAACTGTAGGAAAAGGGGCAAATAATTTTTTCCCCTTACACACTCAAGTATAGTAACATTGTAAGAAACTGTTACAAATATACGGTCTATTGGGATGCTCAGCCTAATATCAACTTCACCAATTACAAAACAATTTTCCACAGGAACTAGACTGCAGGGCAGATTAAAAGCAAGTATCACAGCAGACAAGCTGAGCACAAAATCAGGCCACTGCAGTAACCTCCTGATCAAGAGCATCAGGACTTTAGATATCAGTGAGCTTCACTCTTGCAAAAGTCTGATATCTAGTTGAAATCAACATGAATGACAACGAGCAATTCAAAGCTGTGTACTGCAGAGTCGTGTAAGTGATTCTCACCCAAACTGTCTTGAGGGCAGCAGATTGTTCTGCCACTTCTCCAGGTCCTTGAGCTGGAGGTCAAAACGTGGACTGATCACACCACactgcaagaaaaacaacactggtTTACACTCAAatcattaacattaacacaaGGAAACAAGCAGGAACAAAAAGCTGCAGGTTGTATATAGTATGATACACCATCTGTGTTAGTCTTAAAACAGATTAAGATCAGTATAAGGCTGCAACTCATTATACAAAGGCGcatcatttataaaaaaatccagaaataTGCAGTAAAATTCTAGTTAAATGTTCAGCCAAATTAATATTTCCGATCAGGCAGCTtttcagaagaagaaaaccaaTTTTTACAGACCATGAGGGGAGCATTGCTACAGCTGTGATAAGGTCTGAAATTCATATATCTAGTTAGTCACCACTGCTAACTCAAAACAAATAGCCAGCATGTCTGAGGCATCTTTTGAAAGCGTCTTACATGAGGTGGTATAGTGGTAACTGGAGAAGTGGGTCAAGTTTGAAGAACTTTACCTTGTTCAGCCTGCCTGTGAGATTGACGACAATTTTCCCCGCTCTGTGGTCGTCAATGATCTCAAACTCACCAATGTAACCTGGAAGCATAAAACACAATGCAAGTATGTTATTTAAGTacaacacacagactgtttTGTCCCTTTATGAGCTCAAAGGAAACTCTACAACTATATTTCAGCATCTCAGATCTTTGTCATTCCCTCAATCTGGAAAACACAACTTCCACTCACCGTGCTTCATCATGACGGTTAGGAAGCGCACAATGACCTTGGAGCAGGGCCTGATGAGGACCTGGCGTTTCCCACGCTTCTCAGCATTGTTGATGCATTTAAGAGCATCCGCGAGAACGTTCATGCGCACCATGATGCCTGCAAAGACACATAGACaataaaaccatcaaatgttGAGAATAAAGTTTAAGGTACCACATATCATCCTGTTCCAGCTCTCATTTTCTACTGTCCCAAAACCCATGTCATCACAGTCCACACTTTGAGACTCCCATCACCAAATCATGACCCCATTCAACTCAACACTTGAAAGCTTAATCTTAAAACTGGCGGCACGTTCTGACTGGGACACACGTTTCACAACTATTATCCACAAACACATAAAGTAAGggtgtgaaaatgtgaataattcAATTAGCACCATTACGTCAAGATCCGTTCATTTATTTGATACCAGTTAGCAACTTTTCTAACATTACCGCGGTGAGTAAGAGTTAATTCTTTCACTAACACAATTTTACTCGCAGCAGGTAACGTTAATTTCGCTTTAGTTTGGATAAAATAGTGATAAAGACAAAGCATGGTCCATCTAACGACACCTCGACTTCAGCCACGGTAGCATCAAGTTAGCAAAGCAGCTCGTTAACACCAACAGACACAACGAACACCCGTCGAGAGTCGACCGCgtataaaatgtgttaaatacatTCTTAACAGACAGTTCACAGgtcttatttgtttaaaatggatATATATTTCTACAGTCAGTGGTCATAAAGCTAACGGCTATCAGGGCGCCGCGAACGCACCGACTGCCCGGCCCAAGCAGAGGGACCTCAGGGTGACTTTTGAAGCCCAAATGTGCTTATTTCGTGTTATTGTTCGAGACCATACTCATCCCAAATCATTACTATGTCATTTAACTTCAAGATGATcttataaatgttataattaaTACTTAGATGCTTTAGATACTGTAGAGATTGAAGGCGAAGGTATGAAAAGACATCTTACCGGTTCTGCAATATGGCGGAAAGAGGAAGTAGAAAACTTTCGCAATGCAATATGGGAAAAAACCCCAAGAGGTTTTATAAAGCGAGATGACCCACACCACCGCGAAATCCCGATATTTAATATCTTTGATATGAACTGAACTCCGTCTGCATCAATAAAGCTACACAGaaagtgttttaatatttacCAACTTTTCGGTAAATTAATATGCGCTGTGGCTTCAAATTCTTATGACCTGGTTGCATTCAATTAATATGAAAAGTTTTATTGCatatatttcaaaacatttacagCATTGAGTTTAGTtaagtttataaaaaaaattagctCCCTGAATAGCCTTTATTAGGACAAATAAGAGAAATCTCAATTTTACAATCAGGTGTTGCTATTGGTTACGGGATCCTTTGTAAATATGTGTCAAATTTAAAGCAGCGCGACCTGGTGTTGGGGATGAAtaattacacacattcatatctCTATTCTTACTGATGCATACAGTGTATGGTTGGGAAATAAGCTTTTGGTAGGCATATTGGAAGccagagggattttttttgtgtgccaTACAGGCATAATGGGTTTCACAATCATTGTTATCAAAGTTTAATCAATCAGTATAGTTTTCTGCGTAATAAACAAGGAGGCCAAGCTTTGTCTGTTTATGCACAACATATCTACATCAGTGAAAGAAAGGGAGAATATGACAAAAGTGATTTGGGGGCAAATGAAGTTGaacaaattgtattttaaaagatgATTTGTTGGATATAATCATAGATTAGGGTATTGCTGTTCTGAGTTAACATTATTGCTCAGCCCCAGATTTGCTTGCAGGAGTTAATTTACAAAATCTACTTTTTCAATTTCTACTAAACAGTGGCACTTACATACCCTTCAAGAGAATGTGCATTTCTCACCACTCACTGAGATTAACATGTAATCAaatctaaaaattaaaaattagagttctaaaattaaatatcaagATCAAGCAGGAATCaaatttgtttctttctcttggTAGGTTGTTTCCATTTACACAAATGAAGGAAAATCTCACCTTTCTCTTCAAGACAAACAGAGATTCGACCAAAATATTTCTAGATTGTGTCACTTTATTTATACCATGTTATTGGTGTTGAGTAACTACATGTATTTCAATCTGACATCCCTAATGCGTCTTCTCATTGCACCTTCTCATATATAGATTATGATTATGCTATAATAAATATGTCAATAGAATGAACAAACAGAATCAGATGAAGCACAGAATACAGGATCCACATTGTCAGAGccaattaatatttttattccCCATTTCAACATGTGCAACAACTCAGTCTGATACTTATTACCTGTAGGTACACTTTTTGTCCAATCAGTTTACATAGTTATCACAGTACctagatgaaaagaaaacatacagtgacAGTAACATATAGCTTTGCAAAACTGTCACGACATTATGAAAGAAAGCATGCCTCTTAAAAGTGGAAAACAATGAAGAATTGCAATACATAGTCTGTATCATGTCTTCGTACGTCACTAGATATAGATTATTTTAACAGCTGAGTGGTGAATAACCACAgcgt is part of the Thunnus albacares chromosome 3, fThuAlb1.1, whole genome shotgun sequence genome and harbors:
- the rps15a gene encoding 40S ribosomal protein S15a, translating into MVRMNVLADALKCINNAEKRGKRQVLIRPCSKVIVRFLTVMMKHGYIGEFEIIDDHRAGKIVVNLTGRLNKCGVISPRFDLQLKDLEKWQNNLLPSRQFGYIVLTTSAGIMDHEEARRKHTGGKILGFFF